In a genomic window of Leptolyngbya sp. SIO1E4:
- a CDS encoding MerR family transcriptional regulator produces MDGFTRQETLALTQTTSSRLAYLDRTSVVVPQKYGNPKKPTVIYTWEQLLEIRTIATLRKQISLQMVRKLVHFLDEHGLDPTLHDKPLVATANEVFMVLPDWSDMPQVMKVADRGNEGVGQLVMLVLPPLNTVIQDIWETAQTSKLVDFESFKQRAKTPPAQVG; encoded by the coding sequence ATGGACGGTTTCACACGTCAAGAAACCCTGGCATTAACCCAAACCACTTCCAGCCGGTTAGCGTATCTAGACCGCACCAGTGTGGTGGTGCCGCAAAAATATGGCAACCCGAAGAAGCCAACCGTTATTTATACGTGGGAACAGCTTTTGGAAATTCGCACCATCGCCACCCTACGCAAGCAAATCTCCTTACAAATGGTGCGGAAGCTGGTGCATTTTTTAGACGAGCATGGTTTAGACCCAACGCTCCACGACAAACCGTTAGTGGCCACCGCCAATGAAGTGTTCATGGTTTTGCCTGACTGGTCTGATATGCCCCAGGTTATGAAAGTGGCCGATCGCGGCAATGAAGGCGTTGGGCAGTTGGTAATGCTCGTATTGCCACCACTCAATACCGTCATTCAAGATATCTGGGAGACTGCTCAGACCTCTAAATTGGTGGACTTTGAAAGCTTTAAGCAACGGGCAAAGACCCCTCCGGCCCAAGTCGGATAA
- a CDS encoding ChaN family lipoprotein: MAKRFYQGHLCWIALSSALLLIPPVACSASDPPRTMQETELADRQSEDFQRLLNSDVVYLGEQHDSVADHTAQLEIIEAIYAENPDIAIGLEMFQRPFQPVIDRYLAGEISEAELVEQSEYEQRWGFPWEYYAPILRFAQTHQLPVLALNAPGEVVRQVAREGLDSLEDDDFRDIPPLAEIDTSNTDYQDFVRVAFGSHGSHGNFNFENFFAAQVVWDETMAMSIADFRQAQPDTQVVVLAGQGHVIYGYGIPDRVARRLGDSLQQTKVLLNFPEELLTESSDGIADIFWDSE; encoded by the coding sequence ATGGCCAAACGATTTTATCAAGGGCACCTGTGCTGGATTGCCCTGAGCAGTGCTCTCCTTTTAATCCCCCCTGTGGCCTGTTCTGCCAGTGATCCTCCACGGACGATGCAGGAAACTGAGTTGGCTGATCGCCAATCCGAGGATTTTCAACGGCTGCTGAATTCAGATGTCGTATATCTGGGAGAACAGCACGATAGTGTGGCCGACCACACCGCTCAGCTAGAGATTATTGAGGCCATCTATGCGGAAAATCCAGATATTGCGATCGGGTTGGAAATGTTTCAACGCCCTTTTCAACCGGTCATCGATCGCTATCTCGCGGGGGAGATTTCTGAGGCTGAACTGGTTGAACAAAGCGAGTACGAGCAGCGCTGGGGGTTTCCCTGGGAATATTACGCCCCGATTCTACGATTCGCGCAGACACACCAGCTACCGGTGCTGGCCCTGAATGCCCCCGGCGAAGTCGTGCGTCAGGTTGCCCGAGAAGGGCTCGATAGCCTAGAAGATGACGACTTTCGCGATATCCCTCCCTTGGCCGAGATTGATACGAGCAACACCGACTATCAGGATTTTGTCAGAGTTGCTTTCGGAAGCCACGGTAGCCACGGCAATTTCAATTTTGAGAATTTCTTTGCGGCTCAAGTCGTCTGGGATGAAACGATGGCCATGAGCATTGCAGATTTTAGGCAAGCCCAACCCGATACGCAAGTGGTGGTATTGGCAGGCCAGGGACATGTCATTTATGGCTATGGCATTCCCGATCGCGTCGCCCGCCGCTTGGGAGACTCTTTACAGCAGACCAAAGTGCTACTCAATTTTCCTGAAGAGCTGCTGACAGAATCGTCAGACGGAATCGCCGATATCTTTTGGGACAGTGAATAG
- a CDS encoding rhodanese-related sulfurtransferase translates to MPTIPFPPESASQDIDVQALAQKLSAGTDTLQLIDVREPWEVETAAIAGFANLPLSQFAQWETQIHSHLDAEVETIVMCHHGIRSAQMCQWLREQGFTHARNLVGGIDAYAALVDPSVPRY, encoded by the coding sequence ATGCCAACGATTCCATTCCCTCCTGAGTCAGCCTCCCAAGACATTGATGTGCAAGCCCTCGCCCAAAAATTATCAGCCGGTACAGACACCCTGCAACTGATCGATGTTCGTGAACCATGGGAAGTCGAAACGGCTGCGATCGCGGGGTTTGCCAACTTGCCGTTGAGTCAGTTTGCACAGTGGGAGACACAAATTCACAGTCATTTGGATGCAGAGGTCGAAACCATTGTGATGTGTCACCACGGCATTCGCTCAGCCCAAATGTGTCAGTGGTTGAGGGAACAAGGGTTTACCCACGCGAGAAACTTGGTGGGCGGCATTGATGCTTATGCCGCTCTGGTTGATCCGTCCGTGCCCCGTTATTAA
- a CDS encoding pentapeptide repeat-containing protein yields the protein MAQLTVSDVLASIRAGKSLSKAELSGIDLSEVCLDRVDCSAAYLRQARLNHASCQGANFSKANLMLAELSESCWVEGQLTQAVLTQARLDNVNLQRAVAVAAQFYGAQLDYLNASHACLERADFREASGPQARFKYANLVEAWLDGANFSQSSFEGARLSRSGWQQATLSGVSFVMADLAQANLTAAILVGANLSEARALSACFQEADLTAATLRSTQLDWADFWNAVLMQADLRQASLYGATLEFANLSGANLSGADLRNANLENAQLDGVCLDGCQVVGALFTNVTGLSLAQRQWLKRHGALNVTR from the coding sequence ATGGCTCAACTCACGGTTTCTGACGTTCTGGCAAGTATTCGAGCTGGCAAGTCTTTAAGCAAAGCAGAACTTAGCGGCATTGATCTCAGCGAAGTTTGTCTAGATCGAGTGGATTGTTCAGCAGCTTACCTGCGTCAGGCTCGACTAAACCACGCCTCCTGTCAGGGCGCGAACTTTTCTAAGGCAAACTTGATGTTGGCTGAGCTGTCAGAGAGCTGTTGGGTAGAAGGCCAGCTAACCCAAGCCGTATTAACTCAAGCCCGTCTTGACAACGTGAATTTACAACGGGCAGTGGCAGTGGCGGCTCAATTTTATGGAGCGCAGCTGGATTATTTAAACGCCTCCCATGCCTGTTTAGAGCGTGCTGATTTTCGGGAAGCTAGTGGGCCGCAAGCTCGCTTCAAATATGCCAATTTAGTGGAAGCCTGGCTCGATGGCGCCAATTTTAGTCAGTCAAGTTTTGAGGGGGCTCGACTCAGCCGCTCAGGATGGCAACAGGCAACCCTATCGGGTGTTTCGTTTGTGATGGCTGATCTGGCCCAGGCTAATCTGACGGCAGCGATTTTGGTTGGGGCTAACTTGTCTGAAGCCCGCGCGCTCAGCGCTTGTTTTCAAGAAGCTGACCTCACCGCTGCGACTCTGCGGAGTACCCAGTTAGACTGGGCTGATTTTTGGAATGCGGTATTGATGCAGGCAGATTTGAGGCAAGCCTCACTATATGGGGCCACCCTAGAATTTGCCAACCTGAGCGGCGCGAACCTGAGTGGGGCTGACCTGCGCAATGCCAATCTGGAAAATGCACAGCTAGATGGTGTCTGCTTAGACGGTTGCCAAGTGGTTGGCGCGTTGTTTACCAATGTTACCGGGCTGTCGCTGGCCCAACGGCAGTGGTTAAAACGCCACGGCGCGTTAAATGTTACGCGCTGA
- the nrdJ gene encoding ribonucleoside-triphosphate reductase, adenosylcobalamin-dependent, with product MVQELPRTRFQGAFPASAPTAYPVFYRTYSRKDETANGERETWQQVCDRTLAGLAELGQLTADEQRLIARMQREIKALSSGRWLWVGGTAWSKRPENFSGAYNCTSTNVVDWRAFGLMMDLAMMGCGTGAVLEPQYLTQLPVIRNRLIVKQVGAIGTTPVQERREATDVVIRGNQVQIHVGDSRQGWVKSYQTILELAGDDRFTGDVEVTVDLRDVRPAGEKLKGFGGVANPVKLPTLYERCAHILNRAIGRQLTSVECCLLIDEAAACVVAGNIRRSAGMRQFASDDSLAATAKDNLWQQDENGNWRIDPDRDVLRMANHTRVFHHKPTLAECIDAVRKQFYSGEGAIQWAGEAERRAGGKGRYGLNPCGEILGQDFHCNLAEIHLNQLDPNNEQEQEDAFTAGALAVASLLNHHFVESRYRQSREEDPIVGVSFTGLFDFFVKAFGVEWLKWWEAGRPNTMQGLEFKAQEQAYLSRWKAIVNRVVWDYCDRHGLKRPNRCTTVQPAGTKSLLTGASPGWHPPKAQRYLRRITFRKNDPVAMACIDYGYSVVPSQSDKDEQGNLLDDPFDPRCTEWLVEMPVEVSWANLPGADEVSIEKFSALAQFDFYMQVQKHYTSHNTSATIELREHEIERLGQRIYDAIQSDEGYISAALLARFDDLQTFPRLPFEPIDKVTYEAMVAQVKARRSTEDFHAALALYDRGDLIEAGPAGCDSDKCLLPEKKPD from the coding sequence ATGGTTCAAGAACTCCCCCGGACTCGATTTCAAGGTGCCTTTCCGGCATCGGCTCCTACGGCATATCCAGTGTTTTACCGCACCTATAGCCGCAAAGATGAAACTGCAAATGGGGAGCGTGAAACGTGGCAGCAGGTGTGCGATCGCACGCTGGCGGGTCTGGCAGAGCTGGGGCAGCTGACAGCTGATGAGCAACGGCTAATTGCACGGATGCAGCGAGAAATCAAGGCCCTGTCGTCTGGTCGCTGGTTGTGGGTGGGGGGAACGGCGTGGAGTAAGCGGCCGGAGAACTTTTCAGGAGCCTACAACTGTACCAGCACCAACGTGGTAGATTGGCGGGCCTTTGGCCTGATGATGGATCTGGCGATGATGGGCTGCGGCACGGGGGCGGTGTTAGAACCTCAATACCTCACCCAGTTACCCGTCATTCGCAATCGCCTGATCGTAAAGCAGGTGGGGGCGATCGGCACTACGCCTGTGCAAGAACGCCGCGAAGCCACAGATGTGGTGATCCGCGGCAACCAGGTTCAGATTCATGTGGGTGATAGTCGCCAAGGCTGGGTCAAGTCGTATCAGACAATTCTGGAGCTAGCGGGCGACGATCGCTTCACGGGTGATGTTGAGGTGACGGTCGACCTGAGGGATGTGCGCCCTGCTGGGGAGAAGCTCAAGGGCTTTGGTGGTGTGGCCAATCCAGTCAAGTTGCCCACTTTGTACGAGCGCTGTGCCCATATTTTGAATCGGGCGATCGGGCGGCAGCTAACGTCTGTGGAATGCTGTTTGCTCATTGATGAAGCCGCTGCCTGTGTGGTGGCAGGCAATATTCGCCGATCAGCGGGGATGCGTCAGTTTGCCAGCGACGATTCTTTAGCGGCAACCGCCAAAGATAATCTGTGGCAGCAAGACGAGAACGGTAACTGGCGCATCGACCCTGATCGGGATGTTTTGCGCATGGCCAATCACACCCGAGTGTTTCATCACAAGCCGACGCTGGCGGAATGTATTGACGCGGTTCGAAAGCAGTTCTATTCCGGTGAAGGAGCCATTCAGTGGGCCGGTGAGGCCGAGCGGCGCGCTGGGGGGAAAGGGCGTTATGGGTTGAATCCCTGCGGTGAAATTCTAGGTCAGGACTTCCATTGCAATCTGGCGGAGATTCACCTGAACCAGCTTGATCCCAACAACGAACAAGAGCAGGAAGATGCCTTTACCGCTGGGGCGCTGGCTGTCGCCAGCTTGCTCAATCATCACTTTGTCGAGTCTCGCTATCGCCAATCTCGTGAAGAAGACCCCATTGTGGGGGTCTCCTTTACAGGCCTTTTCGACTTCTTTGTGAAGGCGTTTGGGGTGGAATGGCTGAAATGGTGGGAAGCGGGTCGTCCAAACACCATGCAGGGCTTAGAGTTTAAGGCCCAAGAGCAGGCATATCTAAGTCGCTGGAAAGCGATTGTGAATCGCGTCGTGTGGGACTATTGCGATCGCCACGGTCTCAAGCGTCCCAATCGCTGCACTACGGTACAACCCGCTGGCACCAAGTCACTGCTCACCGGTGCCAGCCCCGGTTGGCACCCCCCCAAAGCGCAGCGCTACCTCCGCCGCATCACCTTCCGCAAAAATGACCCCGTGGCTATGGCCTGCATTGACTATGGCTATTCAGTCGTGCCCTCCCAATCCGACAAGGACGAGCAGGGTAATCTCTTGGATGATCCGTTTGATCCGCGCTGCACAGAGTGGCTGGTAGAAATGCCGGTAGAGGTTTCCTGGGCGAACCTGCCGGGTGCCGATGAGGTCTCAATTGAGAAGTTTTCGGCGCTGGCACAGTTCGACTTCTACATGCAGGTGCAAAAGCATTACACCAGCCACAACACCTCCGCCACGATTGAATTGCGGGAGCATGAAATAGAACGGTTAGGGCAGCGCATTTACGACGCGATTCAAAGTGATGAAGGCTATATCTCCGCCGCCCTTCTCGCCCGTTTCGACGACCTGCAAACCTTTCCTCGCCTGCCATTCGAGCCGATTGATAAAGTAACGTATGAGGCCATGGTGGCTCAGGTCAAGGCTCGTCGCAGCACAGAAGATTTCCATGCTGCTTTAGCGCTTTACGACAGAGGTGACCTGATTGAAGCGGGGCCTGCAGGGTGTGATTCGGACAAGTGCCTGTTGCCGGAGAAAAAACCTGATTGA
- a CDS encoding thioredoxin family protein: protein MTVKPLSDTPRKNKASLLAIAVVATFAIAAYLLTLPDPSVQSLSPISGLMTLKTTTQEAIPYPVAMVTPKPTLVEFYADWCTTCQALAPTLQAIHHQFGNQINFVMLNIDDPQWREQVQQFQVSGVPHLALLNSDQTLADTFIGKVPKQIIADRVADLLG, encoded by the coding sequence ATGACTGTTAAGCCCCTATCGGATACCCCTCGAAAAAACAAAGCCAGTTTGTTGGCGATCGCAGTGGTGGCAACGTTTGCGATTGCCGCGTACCTACTGACCCTCCCTGACCCCTCTGTACAAAGTCTCTCACCCATCTCAGGGCTGATGACCTTGAAAACCACCACCCAGGAAGCGATTCCCTACCCAGTGGCGATGGTCACCCCAAAGCCCACGCTTGTCGAGTTCTATGCAGACTGGTGCACCACCTGTCAGGCCCTGGCGCCAACCCTGCAAGCTATCCATCACCAGTTTGGCAATCAGATCAACTTCGTCATGCTGAACATTGACGATCCCCAGTGGCGAGAACAGGTGCAGCAGTTTCAAGTGAGTGGCGTTCCCCATTTGGCGCTTCTCAATTCAGACCAGACCCTTGCCGATACCTTCATCGGTAAGGTTCCCAAGCAGATCATTGCTGACCGCGTCGCTGATTTACTTGGCTAG
- a CDS encoding cytochrome c3 family protein encodes MAWNRGRVFHWRSVINLRVAIALVCVALIGWFAAAFALDNKQVFLPGETSVGHYLFETSCSSCHEGFKPVTNDTCMRCHEAEMAEDAHGTQKFLDPRWAGELEKLAVLTCTTCHNEHVHMFGRGVHLQPDLCMTCHEGIINGDLKSHDGFATDGCWTAGCHNYHDHRSISTGFLRQNLDQPPMLPIQVLPERTVLTQLETAPAPDLNQEFLGGGT; translated from the coding sequence ATGGCCTGGAATCGGGGGCGAGTCTTCCACTGGCGCTCCGTAATTAATTTAAGGGTGGCGATCGCACTGGTTTGTGTTGCACTGATTGGCTGGTTTGCCGCTGCCTTTGCGCTAGATAACAAGCAGGTATTTTTGCCTGGAGAAACCTCCGTCGGCCACTACTTGTTTGAAACCTCTTGTAGCTCCTGCCATGAAGGCTTTAAGCCTGTCACCAACGACACCTGCATGCGCTGCCACGAAGCCGAAATGGCCGAAGATGCCCACGGCACTCAAAAATTTCTCGACCCCCGCTGGGCGGGAGAACTGGAAAAACTGGCGGTGCTGACCTGTACAACCTGCCATAACGAGCATGTCCACATGTTTGGTCGCGGTGTTCATCTGCAGCCAGACCTGTGCATGACTTGCCACGAGGGGATTATCAATGGCGACTTGAAGAGCCACGATGGGTTTGCCACTGATGGCTGCTGGACAGCCGGATGCCACAACTACCATGACCACCGTTCGATCTCGACGGGCTTCTTAAGACAGAACCTTGATCAACCCCCAATGCTGCCTATACAGGTACTCCCCGAGCGAACCGTACTCACCCAATTAGAAACAGCTCCAGCACCAGATCTAAACCAAGAATTTCTGGGAGGGGGGACATGA
- a CDS encoding DUF3365 domain-containing protein, whose product MAIVERWMGAIRTRTVAFIAIILAVAITAISCSSSGGPTATASTGIAPELVVDYIHAVLEADRTAYTKHVVNRAQVLEGKSKEDGVLTIEATEGWQQTGGIPLPAQMFRLGSEIANESGYFTYNLISPWYINDSHAPKSEFEQTAMDAVIETGEPYKDYQEAGGQQFFSAIYPDVAVAEACVSCHNTHPIHLERYPDKQFVMDEVMGGVVINIPLAGT is encoded by the coding sequence ATGGCAATTGTAGAAAGGTGGATGGGGGCTATCCGCACCCGTACCGTTGCGTTTATCGCCATTATTCTGGCAGTGGCAATAACGGCAATTTCCTGTAGCAGCAGTGGGGGGCCTACCGCCACTGCCAGCACCGGCATCGCACCTGAACTCGTTGTTGATTACATTCACGCCGTCCTTGAAGCAGACCGTACGGCCTACACCAAACACGTGGTAAACCGGGCTCAGGTGCTGGAAGGGAAGTCTAAAGAGGACGGTGTTTTGACCATTGAAGCCACGGAAGGATGGCAGCAAACGGGCGGAATTCCTCTGCCAGCTCAAATGTTCCGCCTTGGTTCAGAGATTGCAAATGAGTCCGGGTACTTTACCTACAACCTCATTTCTCCCTGGTACATCAACGATAGTCATGCCCCTAAGAGCGAATTCGAGCAAACCGCAATGGACGCCGTGATTGAGACCGGTGAACCCTATAAAGACTACCAGGAGGCCGGTGGTCAGCAGTTCTTTTCTGCCATCTATCCAGACGTAGCGGTTGCCGAAGCTTGTGTCTCTTGCCACAACACCCATCCGATTCACCTAGAGCGGTATCCCGACAAGCAGTTTGTCATGGATGAAGTCATGGGCGGCGTCGTCATCAATATTCCCCTAGCGGGAACTTAG
- a CDS encoding sulfatase has translation MSSQRPDILFIVLDTQRVDRLSCYGYPLNTTPNLDAFAAQSTRFAMAIAPAQWTVPSHASMFTGLYPSEHTMTQSYSVMPEDMTTLTERLRDNGYFTAGFCNNPLVGVINNGLRRGFQSFLNYSGLLTSRPNQAGVSSGPVGRYRQWFKRQLSGVMTKVQDAFARSDRLLALSFTPLMVPLWQTALSFKGNTAKSLEDTARLLCDRTGTQPEQPIFAFVNLMGTHMPYHPPRPYIEKYAPHVLEDRDARSFLQRFNNDVYGWLAPLTGALDDDQKKTLDGMYDAEVAYQDALLGDFFRTLEQRGRLDNTLVVICADHGEHLGEKQLMGHSLSIYNELVRVPLIIRQPNQPSQPQTSPPVIEDVVSTRRLFHTVLHGVDLATPDEQALSLLPQQHPLPDTDYVFAEAIPPQNVVNLMQKRQPDLVRDRACDQPRRAVWMGPHKLIETGEASIELYDVREDPQETLNISAILPENVEVLQECLQAFAGEIQGYGTVVATRRAPGYDDPDVQRRLQDLGYLED, from the coding sequence ATGTCTAGCCAGCGTCCCGACATCCTCTTCATAGTCCTGGACACGCAGCGAGTCGATCGCCTCTCCTGCTATGGCTATCCCCTAAACACTACCCCTAATCTTGACGCCTTTGCAGCCCAGTCCACCCGGTTTGCCATGGCGATCGCCCCCGCCCAGTGGACCGTCCCTTCCCACGCCTCTATGTTCACGGGTCTGTACCCCTCAGAACACACCATGACCCAGTCTTACTCGGTCATGCCGGAAGACATGACAACCCTGACTGAGCGCCTGCGAGACAACGGCTATTTCACCGCAGGCTTTTGCAATAATCCGCTGGTGGGTGTCATTAACAATGGCCTACGGCGAGGCTTTCAAAGCTTTTTGAACTACAGTGGCCTGCTCACCTCTCGTCCAAACCAGGCTGGGGTCTCTTCAGGGCCAGTTGGGCGCTATCGCCAGTGGTTTAAGCGGCAGCTTTCTGGCGTCATGACCAAAGTGCAGGATGCCTTTGCGCGATCAGATCGGTTACTAGCCCTGTCCTTTACCCCGCTGATGGTACCCCTGTGGCAAACGGCCCTGAGCTTCAAAGGCAACACAGCCAAATCGTTGGAGGATACGGCACGGCTGCTGTGCGATCGCACCGGCACCCAACCTGAGCAGCCCATCTTTGCCTTTGTGAACCTGATGGGCACCCACATGCCTTACCATCCCCCCCGCCCATATATCGAAAAATATGCCCCCCACGTCCTGGAAGATCGGGACGCTCGGAGCTTTCTGCAGCGCTTTAATAATGATGTGTATGGCTGGCTTGCCCCCCTCACCGGGGCCTTAGATGACGACCAGAAGAAAACCCTAGACGGCATGTATGACGCCGAAGTGGCCTATCAGGATGCGCTGCTGGGCGACTTCTTCCGCACCCTAGAGCAGCGCGGTCGCCTCGACAATACCCTGGTGGTCATCTGCGCCGACCACGGCGAGCATCTGGGCGAAAAGCAACTCATGGGTCACAGCCTATCCATCTACAACGAACTTGTCCGCGTCCCGCTGATTATCCGCCAGCCCAATCAGCCCAGCCAGCCTCAGACCTCCCCCCCTGTTATCGAAGACGTTGTGTCTACTCGCCGCCTGTTTCATACCGTACTCCATGGCGTTGATCTGGCGACCCCAGACGAACAAGCCTTGAGTCTCCTGCCACAGCAGCACCCCCTTCCCGACACCGACTATGTTTTTGCTGAGGCCATTCCCCCACAAAACGTGGTGAACCTAATGCAGAAGCGGCAGCCAGACCTGGTGCGCGATCGCGCCTGCGACCAACCCCGCCGGGCCGTCTGGATGGGGCCTCACAAACTGATTGAAACGGGCGAAGCCTCCATCGAACTCTATGACGTGCGCGAAGATCCCCAAGAAACCCTCAATATCAGCGCCATCCTGCCCGAAAATGTAGAAGTTTTGCAGGAATGTCTGCAAGCCTTTGCGGGAGAAATTCAAGGCTACGGCACGGTTGTCGCCACTCGCCGCGCCCCTGGCTACGACGATCCTGACGTGCAGCGTCGGCTCCAAGATTTGGGATATTTGGAAGATTGA
- a CDS encoding TIGR01244 family phosphatase — MVEPRVMVEGFSVAPQLTEADFPELAAAGYKTIINNRPDGEEPGQLTTEVAKALAAANGLNYVYIPIVFSELNSAIVDQFAEALKTNSGPILAHCKTGTRSCIVWSMATAKDNTMTVDELLMCAAKGGYDLSRMRPLIEQYMGTG; from the coding sequence ATGGTTGAACCTAGGGTCATGGTAGAGGGGTTTTCAGTGGCGCCTCAGCTAACGGAGGCTGACTTTCCTGAGTTGGCAGCAGCCGGGTATAAAACGATCATCAATAATCGCCCAGATGGTGAAGAACCTGGTCAGTTGACCACCGAGGTTGCCAAAGCGCTAGCAGCAGCCAATGGGCTGAACTATGTCTACATCCCAATAGTTTTCTCTGAGCTAAACTCGGCAATTGTTGATCAATTTGCAGAAGCTTTAAAGACAAATTCTGGCCCGATTCTCGCCCACTGCAAAACGGGGACACGAAGCTGCATTGTATGGTCAATGGCGACTGCTAAAGACAACACCATGACCGTTGATGAACTGTTGATGTGCGCGGCTAAGGGCGGCTATGACTTGAGTCGGATGCGTCCTTTAATCGAACAATACATGGGTACAGGCTAG
- a CDS encoding globin: MNSNVSGASSGTALQIALLEQSFEKIKPRANDFVGSFYHNLFTDYPAAEPLFTHTNMTEQGKKLLTSLVFVVENLKQPGALTEVLQGLGARHIRYGALPEHYPLVGNSLLKTFEQYLGADWTPDVKQAWVDAYSLITEVMLEGADYSQAQIQLDPSALEVDEATGLKVKLLEDSFAKAKPHAEAFVTSFYDNLFTDYPAAKPLFAHSDMKVQGNKLLMSLVFVIDNLRNPGELTKALQGLGARHVKYGALPEHYPLVGNTLLKTFEQYLGADWTPDVKQAWIDAYGLITEVMLEGADYSPEAVHLDPSTPADIEVPESNIKPGTATGLIGGGLIALIIMFLLV; encoded by the coding sequence ATGAACTCAAATGTTAGCGGTGCTTCATCAGGCACTGCACTTCAGATTGCTCTTTTAGAGCAAAGTTTCGAAAAAATAAAGCCTCGGGCTAACGATTTTGTAGGCAGCTTTTACCACAATTTATTCACCGACTATCCTGCTGCCGAACCCTTATTTACCCACACCAACATGACAGAGCAGGGTAAGAAACTGCTGACGTCCCTCGTGTTTGTGGTCGAAAATCTAAAGCAGCCGGGTGCACTCACCGAGGTTCTGCAGGGCTTAGGCGCTCGCCATATCCGGTATGGGGCTTTGCCCGAGCACTATCCCCTGGTGGGGAACTCTCTGCTGAAAACCTTTGAGCAGTATTTAGGGGCTGACTGGACGCCGGATGTGAAACAAGCTTGGGTGGATGCCTATAGCCTGATCACCGAAGTCATGTTAGAGGGGGCAGACTATTCTCAAGCGCAAATCCAGCTAGACCCCTCAGCCCTGGAAGTAGACGAGGCAACTGGGCTGAAGGTGAAGTTGCTAGAAGACAGTTTCGCAAAAGCCAAGCCCCACGCCGAAGCATTTGTCACCAGTTTTTACGACAACTTATTTACTGACTACCCGGCGGCCAAGCCTCTGTTTGCCCATAGCGACATGAAAGTGCAAGGCAATAAGCTGCTGATGTCTTTGGTCTTTGTCATCGACAACTTACGGAATCCTGGGGAGCTGACCAAGGCGTTGCAAGGGCTAGGGGCTCGTCATGTGAAGTATGGCGCCCTGCCTGAGCACTATCCGCTGGTGGGCAACACACTACTGAAAACCTTTGAGCAGTACCTGGGGGCCGACTGGACACCGGATGTGAAGCAGGCGTGGATCGATGCCTATGGTCTGATCACCGAAGTCATGCTAGAGGGCGCAGATTATTCTCCTGAAGCGGTACACCTCGACCCCTCAACCCCAGCGGACATTGAGGTGCCCGAGAGCAATATCAAACCTGGGACTGCAACGGGTCTCATTGGCGGGGGGTTGATTGCTCTCATCATTATGTTTCTGTTGGTTTGA
- a CDS encoding cytochrome c3 family protein, with amino-acid sequence MKGLLTGLLVFLLLLGWATPAWGDGVDQAGIDERTQQWQSSTHALNQVNCSSCHQNAETQDFVAHPDQESCRTCHEQAVDTFLLGKHGIRLLEGGTPLQPAMARLPMQAAAHDLQMTCGTCHDVHSVNTVQAAVDSCLTCHSDPHSLNYENSQHAQLFAADRSLPRPTGTSVSCATCHLPRHEVKAGEGSITRVNHNNTYTLLPRDRMVQEVCMNCHGVEYSYNSIFDDDLVEANFDHPPSLSLETFDLVRALEERRTSQGSE; translated from the coding sequence ATGAAAGGACTGCTAACGGGCCTGCTTGTCTTCCTGTTACTGCTAGGTTGGGCAACCCCCGCCTGGGGAGATGGGGTGGATCAAGCTGGAATCGATGAGCGCACTCAGCAATGGCAAAGTAGCACCCACGCTCTGAACCAGGTGAATTGCTCTAGCTGTCACCAAAATGCAGAAACCCAAGACTTTGTGGCCCACCCTGATCAGGAAAGCTGCCGCACCTGCCATGAGCAGGCAGTAGACACCTTTCTCCTGGGTAAACACGGTATTCGCCTACTAGAAGGAGGCACCCCGCTGCAGCCAGCAATGGCGCGGTTGCCCATGCAAGCAGCCGCCCACGATTTACAAATGACCTGTGGCACCTGCCACGATGTCCACTCAGTGAATACGGTGCAGGCAGCCGTGGATTCTTGTCTCACCTGCCATAGCGACCCCCATTCCCTGAATTACGAAAACTCTCAGCATGCTCAGCTGTTTGCCGCTGATCGCAGTCTGCCCCGACCAACGGGTACCTCTGTCAGCTGCGCCACTTGCCATCTGCCTCGCCATGAAGTCAAAGCCGGTGAGGGTAGCATCACCCGGGTGAATCACAACAACACCTACACGCTGCTGCCCCGCGATCGCATGGTGCAGGAGGTGTGCATGAACTGCCACGGCGTGGAATACAGCTACAACAGCATTTTTGACGATGACCTGGTGGAGGCCAATTTTGATCATCCCCCCAGCCTGTCGCTAGAAACCTTTGACCTGGTGCGGGCCCTTGAAGAACGGCGCACCAGCCAGGGCAGTGAATAG